A region from the Prevotella melaninogenica genome encodes:
- a CDS encoding mechanosensitive ion channel family protein has translation MIPNLPHHLLKDVLEEIRIFVENIIESIGVHGHTVPVLRHVLLTLVAILLAFIAERICKYLFVPLVLRLVKRTQARWDDVVLDHQVLRTACHIVPALVIWQLMPLVFYQYPMAQVALIRVTAVYLTVATTRLVTKLIDRLRYLNTKPGDSTSLYLKSFCGVLKILAIFIAVIVVVGILINRSPMTLLAGLGATSAILMLVFKDTIDGLVAGIRLNSNDMIHIGDHITLPGGFVDGTVIDITLTTVKVRQSDNTITTVPPLTLVSGMLQNWKGVQDVDGQRVKRMIYLDVRSIRVADDTLKQQLINKGLATADDLKGEVITSALFRRYLENYLAKREDVNEKMSLLVRQLEATQAGVPMELYFFLRQKDWIPYEHAMADILEHVYAYANEFGLKVYEQMPMQ, from the coding sequence ATGATACCAAACCTTCCCCATCATCTCCTTAAAGATGTCCTTGAAGAGATAAGAATCTTTGTCGAGAACATCATTGAGTCAATCGGTGTACATGGTCATACCGTTCCTGTATTGCGTCATGTCTTATTGACTTTAGTAGCAATCTTGTTGGCTTTCATTGCCGAACGAATCTGTAAATACTTATTCGTCCCCCTTGTACTTCGTCTGGTAAAGCGCACGCAAGCTCGATGGGACGATGTTGTCCTTGACCATCAAGTGCTGCGCACAGCCTGCCACATTGTCCCTGCCTTGGTGATATGGCAGTTGATGCCGCTTGTCTTCTATCAGTACCCTATGGCTCAGGTGGCTTTGATACGAGTAACTGCCGTCTATCTCACCGTAGCAACGACGCGTCTTGTGACGAAACTCATCGACCGTCTTCGCTATCTTAACACGAAACCCGGTGATTCGACGAGCCTTTATCTTAAGTCTTTCTGTGGTGTGTTGAAGATTCTTGCTATCTTTATTGCTGTGATTGTGGTGGTTGGAATCCTTATTAATCGTAGTCCGATGACGTTGTTGGCAGGATTAGGTGCTACATCAGCTATCTTGATGTTGGTTTTTAAGGACACTATTGACGGACTTGTTGCAGGAATTCGTCTGAATAGTAATGACATGATTCACATTGGCGATCATATCACGCTGCCAGGTGGTTTTGTTGATGGAACGGTAATCGATATCACGCTGACAACGGTAAAAGTGCGCCAGTCTGACAATACTATCACCACCGTGCCACCCCTAACATTGGTCAGTGGAATGCTTCAAAACTGGAAAGGCGTACAGGATGTTGACGGACAGCGGGTTAAGAGGATGATTTATCTTGATGTGCGCAGTATCCGTGTGGCTGACGATACGCTCAAGCAGCAGCTTATTAATAAAGGTCTGGCAACGGCTGACGACCTAAAGGGAGAAGTAATTACTTCCGCCCTCTTCCGTCGTTATCTGGAGAACTATCTTGCAAAGCGTGAGGATGTCAATGAGAAGATGTCGTTACTTGTTCGCCAGCTTGAGGCGACACAGGCGGGTGTACCTATGGAACTTTACTTCTTCCTTCGTCAGAAAGACTGGATTCCTTACGAGCATGCCATGGCAGATATCCTCGAGCATGTCTATGCCTACGCCAATGAGTTCGGATTGAAGGTCTATGAACAGATGCCTATGCAGTAA
- the dacB gene encoding D-alanyl-D-alanine carboxypeptidase/D-alanyl-D-alanine endopeptidase: MRLKYLSALVFGVILSLPTQAQVYLDSTEVANILHPKAVTVVQTKVASVANDDNEEEEDTDSIIPAFATDSRLSWKENITARLDGILRSPLLETVQTSLMVWDLTDDVPVYQFRERLHLRPASTMKCFTAIATLDKLGADYDFKTRIYYMGEIDDSTQVLRGDLYCVGGMDPMFSSSDMIVLARAVRDQGIKGIEGNIYADLSFKDRNRLGEGWCWDDKNPNLSPLLIDRKDDFIYRFSRQLEEMGVTLNGSTGERQLPTDAQLLTTCTHSIRQVLHRMMKQSDNLYAESMFYQLAANGGTRWASAKMARQYENALFGRLGLNPRDYNVADGSGLSLYNYVSTELEVKLLRYAYQRSDIYDAYLEALPIASVDGTLKKRMRGTAAAGNVRAKTGTVKGVSSLAGYLTASNGHLLCFSIINNGGLSNGPMRNLQNKICVALCQ; this comes from the coding sequence ATGAGATTAAAATACTTATCGGCACTGGTCTTCGGTGTCATATTGAGTCTTCCTACACAGGCACAGGTATATTTAGATAGTACGGAGGTTGCTAACATCTTACATCCGAAAGCGGTTACAGTTGTTCAGACAAAGGTAGCCTCTGTTGCCAATGATGACAACGAAGAAGAGGAAGATACCGATAGCATTATTCCTGCTTTCGCTACTGATAGTCGCCTTAGTTGGAAGGAGAATATCACTGCTCGATTAGATGGAATACTCCGAAGTCCGCTTTTAGAGACCGTACAAACAAGTCTGATGGTATGGGATTTGACGGATGATGTCCCTGTCTATCAGTTTCGCGAACGGCTTCATCTGCGCCCTGCTTCTACGATGAAGTGTTTTACGGCTATCGCAACATTGGATAAGCTCGGGGCTGATTATGACTTTAAGACGCGCATCTACTATATGGGTGAGATTGACGACTCTACACAAGTCTTACGTGGCGACCTCTATTGCGTGGGCGGAATGGACCCGATGTTCTCTTCTTCAGATATGATAGTGTTGGCACGTGCAGTACGTGATCAAGGTATCAAAGGAATAGAAGGGAATATCTATGCCGACCTCTCTTTTAAGGATCGTAACCGTTTGGGCGAGGGTTGGTGTTGGGATGATAAGAACCCGAACCTCTCTCCTCTGTTGATTGATAGGAAAGATGACTTTATCTATCGTTTCTCTCGTCAGTTGGAGGAGATGGGTGTGACGCTGAATGGTTCTACTGGCGAACGTCAGCTACCAACTGATGCACAGTTGTTAACGACGTGCACACATTCTATCCGTCAGGTGCTCCATCGTATGATGAAGCAGAGTGACAACCTCTATGCTGAGTCTATGTTCTATCAATTGGCTGCTAATGGTGGCACACGATGGGCAAGTGCGAAGATGGCACGACAATATGAGAATGCACTCTTCGGCCGTCTCGGACTGAATCCACGTGATTATAATGTTGCTGATGGTTCTGGCTTGTCTTTATACAATTATGTGAGTACCGAACTTGAAGTAAAGCTGTTGCGTTATGCTTATCAGCGTTCTGATATCTATGATGCCTATCTTGAGGCACTGCCGATAGCGAGCGTAGACGGAACATTGAAGAAAAGAATGCGTGGTACGGCTGCAGCAGGCAACGTACGTGCAAAGACGGGTACGGTAAAGGGTGTTAGTTCGTTGGCGGGTTATCTCACTGCTTCCAACGGTCATCTGCTCTGTTTCTCTATTATTAATAATGGTGGACTCAGCAATGGACCTATGCGTAATCTCCAAAACAAGATTTGTGTGGCGTTGTGTCAATAG
- a CDS encoding diaminopimelate dehydrogenase: protein MKKIRAAVVGYGNIGAYSVQALEAAPDFEIVGIVRRQGDKDKPLELTPYEVVDDITKLKDVDVAILAAPTRSCPEFAEKITAMGINTVDSFDIHGSILDYRTKQMENNKRTNTVSVIAAGWDPGSDSIVRILMESLAPEGLSYTNFGPGRSMGHSVVARSKKGVKEALSMTIPLGEGIHRRMVYVELEEGADLEDVKKELKADDYFAHDELHVFAVPSVAALNDVGHGVHMTRKGVSGKTHNQHFSFDMSINNPALTAQVLVNVARASMRLAPGCYTMPEIPVIDMLPGSREDIIAKLV from the coding sequence ATGAAAAAGATTAGAGCAGCCGTTGTGGGCTATGGTAACATTGGCGCTTATAGTGTTCAGGCACTTGAAGCAGCACCGGATTTTGAGATTGTAGGTATTGTTCGCCGTCAGGGTGACAAGGATAAACCATTGGAACTGACCCCATACGAGGTTGTTGATGATATAACAAAGTTGAAGGATGTTGATGTAGCTATTCTTGCTGCACCAACGCGTAGCTGCCCAGAGTTTGCAGAGAAGATTACAGCTATGGGTATCAATACAGTAGACTCTTTCGATATTCACGGTTCAATCCTTGACTATCGCACCAAGCAAATGGAGAATAATAAGCGTACTAACACCGTTAGTGTTATTGCTGCTGGTTGGGATCCGGGTTCTGACTCAATCGTTCGTATCTTGATGGAGAGCCTCGCACCAGAGGGTCTTTCTTATACCAACTTTGGTCCGGGTCGTTCAATGGGTCACTCTGTTGTGGCTCGCAGCAAGAAGGGCGTTAAGGAAGCATTGTCAATGACTATTCCTCTCGGTGAGGGGATCCACCGTCGTATGGTCTACGTTGAGTTGGAAGAGGGTGCTGACCTTGAGGATGTAAAGAAGGAACTCAAGGCTGATGACTACTTTGCACACGACGAGTTGCACGTGTTTGCTGTACCAAGCGTAGCTGCTTTGAACGATGTTGGTCATGGCGTTCACATGACACGTAAGGGTGTGAGTGGTAAGACCCACAACCAGCACTTCTCTTTCGATATGTCTATCAATAACCCTGCGCTCACAGCACAGGTACTTGTTAACGTGGCACGTGCAAGTATGCGCCTTGCTCCAGGTTGCTATACAATGCCTGAGATCCCAGTCATTGATATGCTTCCAGGTAGCCGCGAGGATATTATTGCGAAGTTGGTGTAA
- the ruvA gene encoding Holliday junction branch migration protein RuvA — protein sequence MIEYIRGELADLTPALAVVEAHGVGYALNISLNTYSAIQGKKDIKLYVHEAIMTGGRDDNYTLYGFANKQERSLYRLLITVSGVGANTARMILSSLTPAELCNVIANGDEKMLKTVKGIGLRTAQRIIVDLKDKIMQSGIADELHVSSQPNTPAVNTAIKDEAVSALTMLGFSPAPSAKVVVSILTEQPDLPVEQVVKMALKMIK from the coding sequence ATGATTGAATACATCAGGGGCGAACTGGCTGACCTGACACCTGCTTTGGCTGTTGTCGAGGCACATGGCGTAGGCTATGCACTGAATATTTCGCTTAATACTTATAGTGCCATACAGGGTAAGAAAGACATAAAACTCTATGTGCACGAGGCTATTATGACAGGTGGACGCGATGATAACTATACGCTCTATGGCTTTGCCAATAAGCAGGAACGTTCGCTCTATCGATTATTGATTACCGTTTCGGGGGTCGGTGCGAATACCGCTCGTATGATTCTCTCATCGCTGACACCTGCAGAGCTATGCAATGTCATTGCCAATGGTGACGAGAAGATGCTGAAGACGGTGAAAGGAATCGGACTCCGTACAGCACAGCGCATTATCGTTGACCTGAAGGACAAGATTATGCAGAGTGGTATTGCAGACGAATTGCATGTTAGCAGTCAGCCTAATACACCAGCTGTCAACACTGCTATCAAAGATGAAGCAGTCAGTGCATTGACCATGCTTGGCTTCTCTCCTGCCCCATCAGCTAAGGTTGTTGTAAGTATTCTCACAGAACAGCCAGACCTGCCAGTAGAGCAGGTTGTGAAGATGGCGTTGAAGATGATTAAGTAA